The following are encoded in a window of Desulfopila inferna genomic DNA:
- a CDS encoding XdhC family protein: MNTNIYSQLYQTLKSGKGVVLIRIVRRQGSAPRGVGSSCFVSSDGTVYGSIGGGLLEHRAIEKAKFLFKNQVTSLSVLELTSKEIAADGMICGGKVELFFEPISAEDTAAVELFGCLAEFLQNGERGTLITRVSDGVQSSAPNNRMLVKKDGSVTGCIPGAPPVEQAKSAHLKEKEEGNAVYFLEPIRNEPELFLFGGGHIGVLVSPLAKMIGFQVNVFDDRNDFANRKRFPDADAVYAMPYEEAFEKINITENSYIVIVTRGHMGDHDILDMVLKLPVTPAYIGMIGSVRKRNTIFQALKVKGASEKKLSQIFCPIGLDIGAQTPGEIAVSIIAEIIRIRSDRPASMPVPLSVINNNSPGH; this comes from the coding sequence ATGAATACAAATATTTACTCACAATTATATCAAACCTTGAAGAGCGGTAAGGGAGTCGTCCTGATCCGGATCGTTCGGCGACAAGGTTCAGCTCCCCGTGGAGTTGGAAGTAGTTGTTTTGTGAGCAGCGACGGAACTGTTTATGGCAGTATCGGTGGCGGACTCCTTGAACATAGGGCAATAGAAAAAGCAAAATTTCTTTTCAAAAATCAGGTTACTTCTCTTAGTGTTCTAGAACTTACATCTAAAGAAATTGCGGCAGATGGTATGATCTGCGGAGGTAAGGTTGAGCTCTTTTTTGAACCGATCTCGGCTGAAGACACCGCTGCAGTGGAATTATTCGGTTGTCTCGCAGAATTTCTTCAAAATGGCGAAAGGGGCACTTTAATTACACGAGTGAGTGATGGGGTTCAGTCCTCTGCTCCGAATAATCGAATGCTGGTAAAAAAAGATGGCAGTGTGACTGGTTGTATACCAGGGGCGCCCCCAGTTGAACAGGCAAAGAGCGCGCATCTGAAAGAAAAGGAGGAAGGAAACGCCGTCTACTTTCTTGAACCCATCAGGAACGAACCTGAATTGTTCCTCTTCGGTGGTGGGCATATTGGCGTTCTTGTCTCACCCCTTGCCAAGATGATTGGCTTCCAAGTGAACGTCTTTGATGATCGTAATGACTTCGCCAACAGAAAAAGGTTTCCAGATGCCGATGCCGTATACGCTATGCCTTATGAAGAGGCTTTTGAAAAGATTAACATAACTGAGAATAGCTATATTGTAATTGTCACTCGAGGCCATATGGGAGATCACGATATACTTGATATGGTTTTGAAATTGCCCGTCACCCCCGCCTATATAGGTATGATCGGAAGTGTCCGCAAGCGCAATACCATCTTTCAGGCGCTGAAGGTGAAGGGTGCAAGTGAAAAGAAGCTCTCCCAGATCTTTTGCCCAATCGGACTCGACATTGGAGCGCAGACTCCCGGGGAAATCGCGGTCAGCATCATTGCTGAAATTATTCGAATCAGGTCCGACAGGCCAGCTTCAATGCCAGTGCCTTTAAGCGTCATCAACAATAATTCTCCAGGTCATTGA
- a CDS encoding TRAP transporter large permease, producing MEPITIGILGIFAVFLLLALGMPIAFSLMLAGFTGIAFLSGLDAALPVSARTVYDEAATYPYMVIPLFIVMGSFAGASGMTQDIYGCLDKWLRRLPGGLAVASISACAAFAAVSGSAVATTATLGNIALPEMKRYGYSDKLSTGAVAAGGTLGFLIPPSLGFVVYGMLTEQSIGKLLVAGIFPGLILAATFCLVVIVWVKLIPATAPQQTGTVSWKQRLTALRGVAEPLGLFLLVMLGIYGGLFTPTEAGAVGATLLLLSVIIKGKLTWTKLVSALQEALRTSVMVLFLVAGASIFTYFLALSTIPMQAANWVTGLDVPPSIILLAIILVYLFLGCFLDAISMMVLTLPVVYPVMTALHYDPIWFGVVAVLMMQAGLITPPLGLNIFTIAGVSKNIKVETIFRGVLPFLFAVFFVAGLLIIFPGIATYLPSKMSG from the coding sequence ATGGAGCCAATCACCATTGGAATTTTAGGAATTTTTGCTGTTTTTTTATTATTGGCTTTAGGAATGCCGATTGCCTTTTCCCTGATGCTGGCAGGATTCACCGGAATCGCCTTCTTGTCCGGCTTGGATGCGGCCCTCCCAGTCTCGGCCAGAACAGTTTACGATGAGGCGGCCACATACCCCTACATGGTCATCCCCCTCTTCATCGTCATGGGCTCCTTCGCCGGGGCCTCCGGAATGACACAAGATATTTATGGCTGTCTGGATAAGTGGCTGCGGAGGTTACCGGGAGGGCTTGCGGTCGCTTCTATTTCGGCCTGCGCCGCCTTCGCCGCGGTCTCCGGTTCCGCCGTTGCCACGACAGCCACCCTGGGTAATATTGCACTTCCCGAAATGAAACGCTATGGCTATTCCGATAAACTCAGCACAGGAGCAGTCGCTGCCGGCGGAACCCTTGGTTTTTTAATTCCTCCAAGCTTGGGTTTTGTAGTCTACGGAATGCTCACCGAACAGAGTATCGGCAAGCTTTTGGTTGCCGGCATTTTTCCCGGCCTCATCCTGGCGGCGACCTTTTGCCTGGTGGTCATCGTCTGGGTGAAACTCATTCCAGCAACGGCCCCACAGCAGACCGGAACTGTCTCCTGGAAGCAACGTCTTACAGCACTTCGCGGGGTAGCCGAACCTTTGGGGCTCTTCCTGCTGGTAATGCTTGGCATCTATGGAGGACTATTCACCCCAACGGAAGCAGGAGCTGTTGGAGCCACTTTGTTGCTGCTATCGGTAATCATAAAAGGCAAATTAACCTGGACAAAACTGGTAAGTGCTCTGCAAGAGGCATTACGGACTTCGGTCATGGTCCTTTTTTTGGTTGCGGGAGCCAGTATATTCACTTATTTTCTTGCACTCTCCACGATTCCCATGCAGGCAGCCAATTGGGTTACCGGGCTGGATGTGCCTCCCTCTATTATATTACTTGCAATTATATTGGTTTATCTCTTTTTGGGATGTTTCCTCGATGCCATATCCATGATGGTGCTGACTCTTCCGGTAGTGTACCCGGTAATGACCGCACTCCATTATGATCCTATCTGGTTTGGAGTGGTTGCGGTTCTGATGATGCAGGCTGGACTGATAACACCCCCTCTTGGTCTCAACATTTTCACAATCGCCGGCGTTTCCAAAAACATAAAAGTAGAAACTATCTTCCGTGGAGTTTTACCTTTTTTGTTTGCTGTTTTTTTCGTAGCGGGTTTACTCATTATCTTCCCCGGGATTGCAACGTACCTTCCTTCAAAAATGAGTGGTTAA
- a CDS encoding nucleotidyltransferase family protein yields the protein MKITGIILAAGLSNRMGEVKSLLPFGKSLLLGLVINNVWESILSHTIVVLGSDADRIRKMIDFKDATVVFNPDYRRGQSSSLKAGLQAVDSDTDGVMFLLGDQPFIDPKLINTLIGEWRKQPAAIIIPVYDGKRGNPVVAHRNIFPMIRKISGDSGLRQIFQKLKGDIREVEIADPGILMDIDTVEDYRELLLYAQKRQEEDDNT from the coding sequence TTGAAGATTACCGGGATCATACTTGCCGCTGGGTTGTCGAACAGAATGGGAGAAGTAAAATCTCTTTTGCCTTTTGGAAAGTCGTTACTCCTGGGCTTGGTTATTAACAATGTTTGGGAATCAATTCTTTCGCATACCATTGTGGTGCTCGGATCCGATGCGGACAGAATCCGGAAGATGATTGATTTCAAAGATGCTACAGTTGTGTTCAACCCGGATTATCGAAGGGGGCAAAGCAGTTCTCTTAAAGCGGGATTGCAGGCGGTCGATTCTGACACCGATGGAGTGATGTTTCTCTTAGGGGATCAACCGTTTATCGATCCAAAACTAATCAATACATTGATAGGTGAATGGAGAAAGCAGCCGGCGGCTATTATCATTCCCGTTTACGATGGCAAAAGGGGAAATCCCGTAGTGGCGCATCGTAACATCTTTCCCATGATAAGAAAAATTAGCGGAGATAGTGGTCTACGCCAGATTTTTCAAAAGTTGAAAGGGGACATACGAGAGGTGGAGATAGCCGATCCCGGTATTCTTATGGATATAGACACCGTTGAAGATTACCGGGAGCTTTTGTTATATGCGCAAAAAAGACAAGAGGAGGATGACAACACGTAG
- a CDS encoding 3-isopropylmalate dehydratase large subunit, with the protein MGKTIAEKIFDSHKVDVPFGDINVIRLDAVFCHEITTPIAINDLVARGMDKVFDPAKIKAVIDHVTPAKDSKTAMQGKILRDWARRTGIKDFFDVGRNGVCHAIFPEKGFVRPGYTIIMGDSHTCTHGAFGAFAAGVGTTDLEVGILKGVCAFHYPESILIKINGELPAGVYAKDVILTIIGQLGVNGATNKVIEFSGDAVDRMSMEARMTLCNMAIEAGGTCGICTPDMTTVEYLWQFIHEEFSSKTEALDKYRQFAADPDAKYAQTIDIDATKLVPVTTFGFKPDQIRPVSEMSSEKIDQVYIGSCTNGRIEDLRIAAEILEGRKIKDGVRGIVSPASPAIFNKALEEGIITIFMDAGFCVTNPTCGACLGMSNGVLAEGEVCASTTNRNFNGRMGKGGMVHLMSPATAAASAVTGYITNSSIFKAQGGKK; encoded by the coding sequence ATGGGAAAAACGATTGCGGAAAAGATTTTTGATTCTCACAAAGTGGACGTTCCCTTTGGTGACATCAATGTCATCCGTCTCGATGCGGTGTTCTGCCATGAGATTACAACTCCCATCGCAATCAACGATCTTGTTGCCAGGGGCATGGACAAAGTTTTCGATCCTGCAAAAATCAAAGCAGTGATCGATCACGTCACTCCGGCGAAGGATTCAAAAACGGCAATGCAGGGCAAGATCCTCAGAGATTGGGCAAGACGGACAGGAATCAAGGATTTTTTCGATGTAGGAAGAAACGGGGTATGTCATGCTATTTTCCCGGAAAAAGGTTTTGTAAGGCCTGGATACACCATAATAATGGGTGACTCCCATACCTGCACCCATGGTGCGTTTGGTGCCTTCGCCGCCGGGGTAGGCACCACTGATCTTGAAGTCGGAATACTGAAAGGGGTTTGCGCCTTCCACTATCCTGAATCAATCCTCATCAAAATCAATGGTGAACTTCCAGCAGGAGTGTATGCCAAAGATGTGATCCTCACCATCATCGGCCAACTCGGCGTCAACGGGGCAACCAACAAGGTGATTGAATTCTCCGGAGATGCTGTTGATCGCATGTCCATGGAAGCGCGCATGACCCTCTGCAACATGGCCATTGAGGCGGGTGGAACTTGTGGTATCTGTACTCCCGACATGACTACAGTCGAGTATCTATGGCAATTCATCCATGAAGAGTTTTCATCCAAAACCGAGGCGCTGGACAAATATCGCCAATTTGCAGCCGATCCTGATGCCAAATATGCACAAACTATAGATATCGATGCGACGAAGCTTGTCCCTGTAACCACTTTCGGTTTCAAGCCCGATCAGATCAGGCCGGTGAGCGAAATGTCCTCTGAGAAGATTGATCAGGTCTATATCGGATCATGCACGAACGGTAGGATCGAAGATTTACGAATTGCTGCTGAAATACTTGAAGGCCGAAAAATAAAGGACGGGGTCAGAGGTATTGTCTCCCCTGCCTCTCCCGCCATTTTCAACAAAGCTCTCGAAGAAGGTATTATTACGATTTTCATGGACGCCGGATTTTGCGTAACCAATCCCACATGCGGCGCCTGTCTTGGAATGAGCAACGGCGTCCTTGCCGAGGGGGAAGTCTGCGCCTCCACTACGAACCGGAATTTCAATGGACGTATGGGGAAAGGTGGAATGGTACACCTTATGAGTCCCGCAACTGCAGCAGCCTCCGCCGTAACCGGTTACATTACAAACTCCAGCATATTCAAGGCACAAGGGGGTAAAAAATGA
- a CDS encoding hydroxymethylglutaryl-CoA lyase encodes MIKNKVEIVDVSPRDGLQNECKVLSPETRLELIHYLERAGVRSIEIGSFVHPKFVPTMANLAEICHRLDFDNKAQRYTALVPNLKGFELAVKAGLQHVRLVIVASETLNKANFKCSVADSLKGFEQVAKVARESKVAFGVIIGASFGCPYEGHVPPAQVLNLATRLVELGADEVMLADTTGMAMPDQVERLCAMVIEEAGKKRSDLRIGVHLHNTRNTGYANAYAAYRVGVRIFDASLGGIGGCPFSPNALGNIATEDLVHMFNGMGVETGIDLASLVEGGKWLESQLEKPMPAMIGKAEPVYPVLASK; translated from the coding sequence ATGATCAAAAATAAAGTCGAAATAGTCGATGTCTCACCTCGGGACGGACTGCAAAATGAGTGCAAGGTGCTATCACCTGAAACTAGATTGGAGCTGATTCACTATCTAGAGCGAGCAGGGGTTCGATCCATAGAAATTGGTTCTTTTGTGCACCCCAAATTCGTACCCACCATGGCCAATCTGGCAGAGATATGCCATCGGCTTGATTTTGATAACAAGGCTCAACGTTATACTGCTCTGGTTCCGAATCTAAAGGGTTTTGAACTGGCTGTTAAAGCTGGTCTGCAACATGTCCGGCTGGTAATCGTGGCGAGTGAAACGCTCAATAAAGCAAATTTTAAATGTTCGGTGGCGGATTCTCTCAAAGGATTTGAACAAGTTGCCAAGGTTGCTCGAGAGTCTAAGGTGGCCTTCGGCGTAATCATCGGGGCGTCATTTGGTTGCCCCTATGAAGGCCATGTTCCACCAGCACAGGTTCTTAATCTTGCCACCCGGCTTGTGGAGTTAGGTGCTGATGAGGTAATGCTTGCCGATACCACAGGCATGGCTATGCCCGATCAGGTTGAACGGTTGTGTGCCATGGTGATAGAGGAGGCTGGGAAAAAGCGATCAGACCTTCGAATCGGGGTGCATCTCCATAATACCCGCAATACCGGCTATGCTAATGCCTATGCCGCTTACCGAGTGGGTGTCCGGATTTTTGATGCTTCCCTCGGCGGTATTGGAGGTTGTCCGTTTTCCCCGAATGCACTGGGTAATATCGCCACCGAGGATTTGGTTCACATGTTCAATGGGATGGGTGTGGAAACCGGTATAGACCTGGCTTCCTTGGTCGAGGGAGGTAAGTGGTTAGAATCTCAGCTGGAAAAGCCAATGCCGGCCATGATTGGTAAAGCTGAACCTGTTTACCCTGTGTTGGCTTCGAAGTGA
- a CDS encoding TRAP transporter substrate-binding protein, with the protein MKKYGSVIAMSFVILLLGHELSFADNLKFSTWHAAVGREVQTVWIPMMESIKKESNGELDYTMYSGGALGKGPAHYDIIKNGMSDLGYFTATWTPGKFPLSEILSSAMWIDGKEKAVAIGNEMYEKALKHEFEDVHMLELNGCIQSFLWTKQPVKSLADVKGLKIRTPGGLQTQYIKNLGAEPVFMPLGDVYTSLDTGAIDGVVTCPPLVLSFKLYEVAKYGVVATFGCVTEGVAVNKKKWNKMDPEHQEIITKIASNPFEHTGGLNHKSYKEMITELEEKDVILHNLTAEEQQQWFASYQQVTRDWVAAQQDPAKAEEVVRLLAKVVKKHGSEAVAIPPEWQ; encoded by the coding sequence ATGAAAAAGTATGGTTCAGTTATCGCGATGTCGTTTGTAATTCTGCTACTGGGGCATGAACTCAGTTTTGCAGACAATCTAAAATTCAGTACATGGCATGCCGCTGTTGGCCGGGAGGTGCAAACTGTCTGGATACCAATGATGGAATCGATCAAAAAAGAAAGTAACGGAGAACTTGACTACACGATGTATTCCGGTGGCGCTCTTGGTAAAGGCCCTGCCCATTATGACATCATTAAAAACGGCATGAGCGATCTCGGCTATTTCACTGCAACCTGGACCCCTGGAAAATTTCCTTTATCGGAAATACTTTCTTCAGCCATGTGGATAGACGGCAAGGAGAAAGCCGTGGCCATAGGGAACGAGATGTACGAGAAAGCGCTGAAGCATGAATTCGAAGATGTACATATGCTTGAGCTTAACGGCTGTATTCAATCTTTCTTATGGACTAAGCAGCCGGTAAAATCACTAGCCGATGTAAAAGGATTAAAGATTCGTACTCCTGGTGGCTTGCAGACACAGTACATTAAAAACCTGGGTGCGGAACCTGTTTTTATGCCGCTAGGCGATGTGTATACTTCTCTTGATACAGGTGCCATTGACGGCGTTGTTACCTGTCCTCCGCTTGTTCTTTCTTTCAAACTTTACGAAGTAGCGAAATATGGAGTTGTAGCCACCTTTGGCTGTGTGACTGAAGGGGTCGCTGTGAACAAAAAGAAATGGAACAAAATGGATCCTGAACACCAGGAAATAATTACTAAAATTGCGAGCAATCCTTTTGAACATACCGGTGGTCTTAATCATAAATCCTATAAAGAAATGATCACCGAACTGGAGGAGAAGGATGTGATTCTGCATAATCTGACCGCTGAAGAGCAGCAGCAGTGGTTTGCCTCTTATCAACAGGTAACCAGAGATTGGGTTGCCGCACAGCAAGATCCTGCTAAGGCCGAAGAGGTCGTCAGGTTATTAGCAAAGGTCGTGAAGAAGCATGGTAGCGAGGCGGTTGCTATACCCCCTGAATGGCAATAA
- a CDS encoding 3-isopropylmalate dehydratase small subunit, with protein MKNFNGRVLFLDRSDINTDEIIPARYLTEITKEALQPYLLEDLTLDGFDPHRDVGPSSVIVTRANFGCGSSREHAPWALEVNDINMVIAESFARIFKQNMFNCGMMAIELSSADLDRIFEKFSKKETLLKTDMEQKLLRFVSGQEEEILSFELSEFDQALVAADGWVGYANSRY; from the coding sequence ATGAAGAATTTCAACGGAAGAGTTCTGTTTCTTGACCGCTCGGATATAAATACGGATGAGATCATTCCTGCCCGCTACCTCACTGAAATCACCAAAGAGGCCCTGCAACCCTACCTTCTTGAAGATCTCACGCTGGATGGCTTTGATCCACACAGGGACGTGGGCCCCAGTTCCGTGATTGTCACCAGAGCCAATTTTGGCTGCGGTTCCTCCAGGGAACATGCGCCCTGGGCTCTGGAGGTTAATGATATCAATATGGTGATAGCTGAAAGCTTTGCCAGAATCTTTAAACAGAATATGTTCAACTGCGGAATGATGGCGATAGAGCTTTCCTCTGCCGACCTCGACCGTATCTTTGAGAAATTCAGTAAAAAAGAAACCCTGTTAAAAACGGATATGGAGCAAAAGCTGCTTCGATTCGTTTCAGGTCAAGAAGAAGAAATTCTCTCCTTCGAACTCTCGGAATTTGACCAGGCTCTGGTGGCGGCAGACGGCTGGGTTGGATATGCGAACTCCAGGTATTGA
- the yqeC gene encoding selenium cofactor biosynthesis protein YqeC, protein MNLQVALSLPEKAVISLVGGGGKTSLMYALARELAAIGKKVLTTTTTKIYMPALKEAQPTIVSMIPREIVKKARKLLDHYPHITLGAEYLPDEAKLKGVTPAVLEFIHESNIFDFIIVEADGAAGRSLKACAPHEPVVPLFSDLVVALIGLDVVARPLKEEFVFRSGIFSQITGLKLMENLAESSIASILLHDMASIPVAGKDTLKIAFLNKADTREAIVAGGRIADIIEAQNIACFNRVIIGTLKVEPIVHMCRVLTDWRRT, encoded by the coding sequence ATGAATCTCCAGGTGGCCTTATCCCTTCCTGAAAAGGCGGTCATCAGCCTGGTGGGTGGAGGTGGGAAGACTTCGCTGATGTATGCGCTGGCCCGGGAACTGGCAGCAATAGGCAAGAAGGTGTTGACCACCACCACTACCAAGATCTATATGCCTGCCCTGAAGGAGGCGCAACCGACGATTGTCTCAATGATTCCTCGGGAAATAGTCAAAAAGGCGCGAAAGCTGCTTGATCATTATCCCCATATAACCCTGGGAGCTGAGTATCTGCCGGATGAAGCCAAACTCAAGGGCGTGACTCCCGCGGTTCTCGAATTCATTCATGAGTCTAATATCTTTGACTTCATCATTGTCGAGGCCGATGGCGCTGCAGGCAGATCCCTTAAGGCCTGCGCACCGCATGAACCTGTTGTCCCCCTATTCTCGGATCTGGTTGTCGCGCTGATCGGACTCGATGTAGTAGCAAGACCGCTGAAGGAGGAGTTTGTCTTCAGGTCCGGCATTTTCTCGCAAATTACCGGACTTAAACTCATGGAGAATCTGGCGGAGTCATCGATAGCTTCCATCCTGCTCCATGATATGGCCTCCATCCCGGTAGCAGGGAAGGATACTTTGAAAATTGCCTTTCTTAACAAAGCAGATACCAGGGAGGCTATTGTTGCAGGCGGGCGAATCGCCGATATCATAGAGGCACAAAATATTGCCTGCTTCAACCGGGTCATTATCGGTACACTCAAGGTGGAGCCAATTGTTCATATGTGCCGGGTATTAACCGATTGGAGAAGAACATGA
- a CDS encoding TRAP transporter small permease subunit, with amino-acid sequence MVLFRSIVQKFTRGMAFGAMFLLLPMMFLSTVDVFLRKFFSATVPGAMELSSYMLALFILLGLSYTHQCRSHVRVSFLLDLMPTKFKSIIEILLSILSLGMLLVLVWQGTIIAIEETTVSDMLRIPQNPFRMALTVGCLSFALEIILDIIDHLKVLRN; translated from the coding sequence ATGGTTCTGTTTAGATCAATTGTGCAGAAATTCACCCGAGGCATGGCCTTCGGCGCCATGTTTTTGCTTTTGCCCATGATGTTCCTCTCAACGGTTGATGTGTTTCTTCGTAAGTTTTTTTCAGCCACAGTTCCAGGCGCCATGGAATTATCTTCATATATGCTGGCCCTCTTTATTTTGCTGGGTCTCTCTTACACGCACCAGTGCCGTTCTCATGTACGTGTCTCTTTTTTATTGGACCTTATGCCCACAAAATTCAAAAGCATTATTGAGATTTTATTAAGCATACTCAGCCTTGGCATGCTGCTGGTTCTCGTCTGGCAGGGGACAATTATTGCCATTGAAGAAACCACCGTCTCGGATATGTTGCGAATTCCTCAGAATCCTTTTCGAATGGCTTTGACAGTGGGATGTCTTTCCTTTGCCCTGGAAATCATTCTTGACATTATTGACCACCTGAAGGTCCTGAGGAACTGA
- a CDS encoding CaiB/BaiF CoA transferase family protein: MTENTRPLEGLRVVEMGAFIAGPFCGQMLADFGAEVIKIEAPGVGDPMRQWGRHRHNGKSLWWPVLARNKKSVTLNLKSEKGRKMARELVDSADFLVENFRAGMLEKWGMGYENLKETNPGLIMIRVSGYGQTGPYKDKPGFGSIGEAMGGIRYITGYPDRPPTRIGISIGDSLTSVFGAIGGLVALHQRQKTGKGQMVDIGIYEAVLSMMESMIPEFQFAGEIRERTGSVLPNVAPSNIYPTSTGGFFVIAANADNIFGRLCKAMGKPELAEDARYSTHTARGEHQAELDDMISEWTVNYTAKELQIMMDEHGVPAGLIFTPREMLQDPHFKARKAIIEVADKALGSVKMQNVFPYLSETPGGVKWTGPDLGEHNEAIYGDILQLSASQLEELKKEGVI; this comes from the coding sequence ATGACTGAGAATACAAGGCCGCTTGAGGGGTTACGCGTTGTTGAAATGGGCGCATTTATCGCCGGACCGTTTTGCGGGCAGATGCTGGCCGATTTCGGTGCTGAGGTAATCAAGATTGAAGCACCGGGTGTGGGCGATCCTATGCGTCAGTGGGGCAGACATCGGCACAATGGTAAAAGTCTCTGGTGGCCGGTTTTGGCTAGAAACAAAAAGTCGGTTACTCTTAATTTAAAGAGTGAAAAAGGCCGGAAGATGGCACGCGAGCTTGTCGATTCAGCCGATTTTTTAGTAGAAAATTTCCGCGCCGGTATGTTGGAAAAGTGGGGAATGGGATATGAGAATCTGAAAGAAACGAATCCCGGGCTGATTATGATCCGAGTCAGTGGTTACGGACAAACCGGTCCTTACAAGGATAAACCTGGATTCGGCAGTATCGGCGAGGCAATGGGCGGAATCCGTTACATCACTGGCTACCCTGATCGCCCACCGACACGTATCGGCATAAGTATCGGTGATTCTCTCACCTCGGTTTTTGGAGCAATCGGGGGCCTGGTGGCGCTCCACCAGCGACAAAAAACCGGAAAAGGCCAGATGGTGGATATTGGTATCTATGAAGCGGTGCTGTCAATGATGGAAAGTATGATTCCAGAGTTTCAATTTGCCGGAGAAATTCGAGAGCGCACCGGCTCAGTCTTGCCTAATGTAGCGCCCTCCAATATTTATCCGACTTCGACTGGCGGTTTTTTCGTGATCGCGGCAAATGCAGACAATATCTTTGGCCGACTTTGCAAAGCCATGGGAAAACCTGAATTAGCTGAAGATGCACGATATTCCACACATACTGCCAGGGGTGAACACCAGGCGGAACTCGATGACATGATCAGCGAATGGACGGTGAATTATACCGCGAAGGAACTGCAAATAATGATGGATGAACATGGAGTACCGGCGGGATTGATATTCACACCGCGCGAAATGTTGCAGGATCCCCATTTTAAAGCTAGAAAGGCAATCATCGAGGTTGCGGATAAAGCACTTGGCAGTGTCAAAATGCAGAATGTGTTCCCGTATCTGAGCGAAACCCCAGGTGGAGTGAAATGGACGGGTCCTGATCTTGGTGAACATAATGAAGCGATATATGGAGATATCTTACAGCTCAGTGCTTCTCAGCTCGAGGAACTGAAAAAAGAAGGGGTTATCTGA
- a CDS encoding isocitrate lyase/PEP mutase family protein — MTMNIATILKKAVEDDELVVAPGAHDALTARVIEKCNFPAVYMTGYGQAASHLGRPDIGLMSMTEMVTRARNIAEVVSIPVIADADTGFGNIINVIRTVREYEAANVAAIQLEDQVLPKRCGHMLGREVIPTKEMVGKIRAAVATRINPDFMIVARTDARTLHGIDEALDRARAYEDAGADILFVESPESIEEMYRINEVLTKPTLANMVEGGRTPMLPNHKLKEIGYSIAIYPTASIFVMAQSMLQLMRHLRDHGSTVGVIDQMVSFHEFNELVGLEDVVKELERLMGS; from the coding sequence ATGACCATGAATATAGCTACTATACTTAAAAAAGCTGTCGAAGACGATGAGTTGGTCGTTGCCCCGGGAGCACATGACGCGCTCACAGCTCGAGTGATTGAAAAATGTAATTTCCCCGCTGTGTATATGACCGGTTATGGGCAGGCCGCCAGCCATTTAGGTCGTCCGGACATCGGACTGATGTCGATGACTGAGATGGTAACGCGGGCTCGTAACATTGCCGAAGTGGTCAGCATACCGGTTATTGCCGATGCGGATACAGGTTTTGGAAATATCATTAATGTCATCCGTACTGTTCGGGAATACGAAGCAGCCAATGTTGCCGCGATTCAGCTTGAAGATCAGGTACTCCCTAAACGATGTGGCCATATGCTGGGGAGGGAGGTTATTCCAACAAAAGAGATGGTTGGCAAAATTAGAGCGGCTGTGGCAACACGGATAAATCCAGACTTCATGATTGTTGCCAGGACGGATGCTCGCACCCTTCATGGTATAGATGAAGCATTAGATCGAGCCAGGGCTTATGAAGATGCCGGTGCAGATATCTTGTTTGTCGAGTCGCCGGAAAGCATTGAGGAAATGTACCGAATCAACGAGGTGCTGACCAAACCCACATTGGCCAATATGGTGGAAGGTGGTCGAACCCCAATGCTACCAAATCACAAGCTCAAAGAAATTGGCTACTCAATCGCTATTTATCCGACCGCCTCTATTTTTGTGATGGCACAATCAATGCTGCAGTTGATGAGGCACCTGAGAGATCACGGGTCTACGGTCGGTGTTATTGATCAAATGGTCAGTTTTCATGAATTCAATGAGTTAGTAGGTCTTGAAGATGTCGTTAAGGAATTAGAAAGGCTTATGGGCAGTTGA